TGAGGCGTTCTTGTAAGGCCTCGCGGATACCCGCGGCCTGAGGCCGCCAGAAGCCATAGTAGCGGACTTTATGGAAGCCGCGCGGCAGGACATGCTGCAGGAAGCGCCGGAGAAACTCGTCGCCGCACAACGTCATCGTCCGCCAGCTACCGGTGGTCGCATTCGCGTAGCGGAAGGTGACCGCACGGCGATCGACGTGGAGAATGCGCGCATCGGTGATGGCCGCGCGATGCACATAGCGCGCGAGATAGCGCAGCACGCAGTCGGCACCCTGCACCGTCGGTTTCGCGTACACCACCCACGGCTTCTTCCAGACCGTGGCGGGGATAGCCACGTCAGGGAGGAGCCGTTTCCATCGCAACAGGAACCGCGCGCGGAATCCGACCGACAGGGCCCGCACCGGCACCAAGTACTGGCCTCGCGCCCGTCGCCATGTCCCGTCTGGAGCGAGGGCCCCGCCGGGGACGAGACAGTGCACATGCGGATGATACGCGAGCGTGCGTGTCCACGTGTGCAGCACGGCCAGCACGCCCACGGTGCCCCCGAGATAGTGCGCGTCCGCCGCGAGCCGCTGGAGCGCTTCGGCCGCCGTCTGCATCAATGTCCCCAACAACACGCGTTGATGCGCACGGACGATGGGCCGCAGCTCGGCCGGCAGGGTAAACACCACGTGGAAGTACGGCACGGGCAGCAGCTCGCGCTCGCGCGCGGCGGTCCACGCGCGCGTACTGACGCCATGACACGTCGGGCACTGACGATGTCGACAGGAATGGTACACGAAGTGTTCGGCCCCGCACGTGTCACACTGCGTGACGTGTCCGCCCATCGCGGCGGTGCGACAGGCCGCGAGATCGTCGAGGGCACGCCGATGGCCCGCCGGCATCGCCGCGCCAAAACGCGCCGCGTACGCTGGGCCAAACCGCCGCACGGCCGTCGCGACAGACATGCCTCCGCTCCGGACGCCGGCGCGGGGTTACAACGTCGCCATCAGGGCGTTGACCGTCGCATGCAGCGCACTCGTGACCGTCGGCGTGATGTGCGTGTACACGGCGGTCGTCGCGGGGCTGCGATGCCCGAGCAGCTCTTGAATGGTGCGCAGATGGACCCCACACTCCAGCAAGTGCGTCGCATACGAATGGCGCAAGGTATGCACCGAGGCGTGTTTGGTGAGCCCACTCGCCCGCACCACGGCGGCAAACGTCTTCTGCAGGCTGCAGGGATGCAACGGTCCGGTCGCCTCGCGATTGGGGAACAGCCAGCCGCTCGTGGTGGCGGCGCGACGCCGCGCGACCGGTACCGCCCGCCAGTACGCACTCAAGAGCTCGAGTGTGCGCAGGGGGAGCGGCACATAACGATCCCGCCCGCCCTTTCCCGCGCGGACGTGCACGACCATCCGCGCCCGGTCGATGTCGCGCGTCCGTAGGGATATCCCCTCAGACAGGCGCAGCCCGCACGAGTAGATCAACGTCAACGTCATGCGCGCCTGCGCATCGCGCACCGCGGTCAGCAGCTGCTGCACTTCCGCCACGGCAAGCACATTGGGCAGCGTATGGCGCTTCGCCGGGCGGACGAGATCGAAGACCGGCCACGTCCGCTGCAAGGTCACTTCGTACAGAAAGCGAATGCCGCTCCGGTAGACGATCAGCGTACTGCGCGAGACTTGGCGCGTCGTAACCAACTCCAAGAAGAAGCGGCGCAGCTCGTCTTCTGACAATGTGTCCAGGGTGTCCGGCGATCGCGCAAAGTGCGTCGCCAACCCCGTCACGGCACCGCGGTACGCCTGCTGCGTCCTCGGCGCGAAGCCGCGCAGCCGCATGTCTTCGCCCATCCGGTCGGTGAGCGTCTGCATCACAACCTCCGTTTGTGGGAAAGAAACGACCTGCTCCCACGACGTTACGACGACCGGCCGATACACAAAAGGACGGTCCCTCGAAAGGAACCGTCCTCAACCACAAACTACTGTCAACGCCGATTGAAATTGCACACTTCTGCTGATTGAAATTGCACACCCGGCGGGGGGCCGGCCCGGG
This portion of the Gemmatimonas sp. UBA7669 genome encodes:
- a CDS encoding IS91 family transposase is translated as MSVATAVRRFGPAYAARFGAAMPAGHRRALDDLAACRTAAMGGHVTQCDTCGAEHFVYHSCRHRQCPTCHGVSTRAWTAARERELLPVPYFHVVFTLPAELRPIVRAHQRVLLGTLMQTAAEALQRLAADAHYLGGTVGVLAVLHTWTRTLAYHPHVHCLVPGGALAPDGTWRRARGQYLVPVRALSVGFRARFLLRWKRLLPDVAIPATVWKKPWVVYAKPTVQGADCVLRYLARYVHRAAITDARILHVDRRAVTFRYANATTGSWRTMTLCGDEFLRRFLQHVLPRGFHKVRYYGFWRPQAAGIREALQERLTPVSVSTPRTARAEAPPATLALVPRCTQCGQGHLYRTRALRRASHTLARLDPA
- a CDS encoding tyrosine-type recombinase/integrase codes for the protein MQTLTDRMGEDMRLRGFAPRTQQAYRGAVTGLATHFARSPDTLDTLSEDELRRFFLELVTTRQVSRSTLIVYRSGIRFLYEVTLQRTWPVFDLVRPAKRHTLPNVLAVAEVQQLLTAVRDAQARMTLTLIYSCGLRLSEGISLRTRDIDRARMVVHVRAGKGGRDRYVPLPLRTLELLSAYWRAVPVARRRAATTSGWLFPNREATGPLHPCSLQKTFAAVVRASGLTKHASVHTLRHSYATHLLECGVHLRTIQELLGHRSPATTAVYTHITPTVTSALHATVNALMATL